In Opisthocomus hoazin isolate bOpiHoa1 chromosome 36, bOpiHoa1.hap1, whole genome shotgun sequence, the DNA window acgcggtgctttgcagcctgctctgggtgaccctgcttgggcagggggttgggctgggcgacccccagaggtcccttccaaccccgaccatcctgtgacgcACCGTGCCGCAGCGGCTGGCGGTGGCGAGCGGTCCAGGCGCAACGCAGTGCCTGCTGGCAAGCACGGTCCCGAGCTACGATGCCCTCATCGGCGGTCCCGTGCTTAGCAGCGGCCGGCCTGTGCTTCATCACCCTTTACCTTCGCAGAcgttttccattttctctggaAACGCCTCGTCTCCCCCTGGTCCTGCCTTGTGCTCTCCCCGCTGCGGCGCGCGGGAGCGGCGGAGATCTCACACCCGTCTGCTTGCTTCCTCAGCAGATGCTGCGAGCCGTGGCGGGGCGCGGGTGGAGGCCGCGCTCCAGCAAACCCGCTCCCAGCGCACACGCCAAGAGGCCCGGGGCTGGCTTCAGCTTTGGTAAGTACGGCAGGTTTGGGGAGGAATACGGCGTTACGGACAAACCAGAGTTAGGAGGAAAGCCAGCCGCGCTGCGGTTCGGTGGGAATTTACAAGGGGTTTATTCTGAGtagatttctgttctcttttaaaaaatcatttgaaaaccaaaatcactttcctctccagctgaggaaagCCGGGCACATTTGTGATGTTTatggggttttattctttttcaaactgatgtctgtcttcagctttttcattgccAGAGTTCCCTCAGCTTTGAAGAATGATCTCAAGTTGGCttttacaatgttaaaataaCTGTCTGTAGTCTTAGCGGAATGCGGTTGTAAAGAAATTCCCCCCCGTTTAGGCCTGGTACGTAGGTAAGAGCAGATTTAGCAGCCAGACGTTTGGAGCGAGTAGCCAGAACCACCAGATGAGGAACGCcgctctgcctctgtctcctcctccgTTACGCAGCGCTCCCCGCTGCGTCGCCGCTGGCGTGCGGATGAGTCGGTCAGAGATCAGCGCGGGTTTTCTCTGGAGCGAAGGAGGAGGTCGAGCCGCTTGGTTGCTGGAGAGGCGCGGGGAGGCGGGTCCGCGCGGTCTGGGTTGTCCTGGGAGGAACTCATGCTTGGTTCTTCTTTTCTCGTCACCTGACAACTGGCAGAATGAAAAAGAGTACGGAATTTgcgaggtgggtttttttacgtTGTTTTTTTGCTAGAACTGACTGATGAACAGAAAGAGTTTCAAGCCACTGCTCGgaaatttgctgtggaagaagttattcctgttgctgcacagtacGACAAAACTGGAGAGGTAAATTACCATAGAGTAGGGGGGGAAAAGTCGATTTTTATCTTAATCCGTgtcaaatttaaaatgttaacGGTGACGAATCCCGAAGTGATTCTGCCTGTCTGTTCCAGTATCCTCTGCCGCTCATAAAACGAGCTTGGGAGCTTGGTCTTATGAATTCGCACATACCGGAGAGCTGCGGTAAGTAACcgttctttttcatctgtaaaatataACAAAGAAAAGGCCTTTGAGGAGATTTATATGTTCCGTATAAAACGAACAGTCGCCCACTCGACGCTCTAAACTtcctcagcaggcaggctggcgcCTGCAGCTGGTGCCGGGGGCGGACGTCGTCTGGCCACAAACTGGGCAGATCACGATTTCCTAATTTGTGACCAGGTTTTCTACCATGGCGACAGCTGCCCAACGGTCCcctggcgcggcgcggccgctggTGGGGCGGAGGGGTCAGAAGGTTGCGTTTTGATCTCGTTTCTGACGCAGGCCGGAGCAATTTCCGAGTTTAGTCCGGAAGGACGGTGTTCCAGTTTAGGTGCCGTGCGGTACGGTAGCGCTTCGGTGTGTGACTGACCTTGGAAAGAAACGttacatttcagattttccttttgcgTTTATATTACCTGAAAACGAAGCTGGGGAAATGTCCGTAGCAGAGCCTGTATTTTTGAAGAGTCAGCGGAGGGTGGACCTTTtatcaaaaatttaattaataaggaagaaagagacaaaaggagtAATTGTGAGGAGCAGCCACAAATTCTAGGGAAACTCGAGGCTGAAAGagcattaaattaaaacttaGAAGGGACAAACTGGACGCCATTCCTTTACAAGGTCTGCAAGGGAGAGCGGGGAAAATGCACCCCAGTCAGCCTGATGCACCGCGTAAATTAAGAACACGATGAAGTACAGTGGAGCAGACACGCCTCCGGCACGCCGTGGGGTTTTCCTAAAAGGAAGTCAGggcacaaaaaataaatggagtttgctgcaggagctgataaGCCTGTGAACACCTGGGTGGTATAAAATGCTCAGACTTTGGAAATTAATGTCAAAACTCAGCTGGTTTCATAGCGgaaaaatcagcagcacagactggCTGGCGCTTGGGCTGAAGAACCGGGGAgagggtgtccccagggaggtcaCAGAGTTAGCTGGGAATACCGAGTTACTCCGTGTCGAAaaggtgtgaagagctgcaggggaaggctgtgaaactgggcgactgttaaaatggcagacgaaaatcagaacaggaaaaatgatgcacccaggaaaggaaagaagcaatccaGGCTTCCCAGAGCAAATGGTGTCGTCTGAGTAAGTTagtgcctctggaaaaaaaaacaagatttgggGGGTTAGAATATAAAGTGTTGTGAAGATGTCAGCAAAATGCCCACAAGTGGTCAAAGCCATAAACTTCAGGTCAGAAATTAAGAAGAGaatgatgaaaaaagcagaaggcataattctgctgctgcctgaatccaAACTGCGCTTGCCTCTGCAGTTCTTTAAGCAGCCTGATCCTGCCACCTGGAAAGGGTgtcgtgggaagggaggagattcCTAAAAAGGTGACAAAGATGGTAAAAGGTACAGAACAGCTGCTGAGTGAGAAACACCGCAGCCGTCAGCGTGGTGGGGCGTCTGAGAAGGGACCGCTAGCTCACCGTCCCTTCGGTGCGACccgaaggcagcagggccagagcaagtgaaaggaggtggctccacactAAGTGCAGAGTTAATTTGTGTGGCTCGTTACCCCTGGATGACACCGGTGCTCAAATTGTACGTGGGGGCAAAAAGAGAGCGGGCAAATCCCCAGAAGAAATCTCTTGTCGGGGGCTGGCTGACAGAGAGACCAAGGAAACTTGTGGCTGAGGAAGTCACCTGAAGGCTGAGGAAAATACTCTGAGGACGTATAGCTGTATCGTTACTGCGTTTTTATCCACTTGCCAAAGTGCTGGCTGCTGTCGGGAGCAGATTACCGGGTTGGTTTTCTGACCGATGCTTGGTTTTTGTATTCCTGAGTGCTGTGGTAGCTCAGGAGCCCGTGTcgcccttcctctgcttcctaagaACTCTTCAGAAGATTCTCAGATGTGAGGTAGTTGAAAGGCTTTGGCAGTGCATTCTCGCAGTTGTCCCACGTCAAGCCCGTCACCCTGCAACggataaatgtgatttttaagtcaTCTGTTACTAATCTGAGAAAACTTTTCTTTGGAAGGCTTGCGTGGGAATGTCTGATCGAACACAGGGCACAATCAAATGCATGAGGGGGAATGTGTTTCCGATAATTAATTTTTGTCGCTCACTGATGTGTTCCACTTCAGCCTCGTTTTAGtcagtgaaatatttgaactGTAGGTGGTCTGGGCCTCGGCACTTTTGAGTCCTGCCTTATAACGGAAGAGTTAGCGTACGGATGCACGGGGGTTCAGACTGCCATTGAGGGGAACTCCCTAGGGGTAAGCGCTGTCCCTTCCTGCCTCCTTTCAGCTGGAGTCCGTGCCCTTTAGAAAGGTGGCTTAACgctctaaatatttaattttctttcaggaaatgccAGTAATCATTGCGGgaaatgagcagcagcagaagaaatacttgGGAAGAATGATAGAGGAACCACTTATGTGTGTAAGTAGGACTTGGGAACACTGTAGAATGTTCCGAAATTACATTCATTGGGTTTTTTGGGCTGTTTAAAACACTGATATCTACTCACAACTTAGCCTGTGTTGGTGTTTAAACAAACCGTGGCGTTTACTGAAAGCCAGGGAGTACTGAATTAGATGTAagcaggaagcaaacagaagataCTGCCTGGAAAAGCATCCGAAGTCGCTTCCAGGAAATTAACGCCTTTGAATTCACTCTcaagggaagctgcaggggtGTAAGGAAAATGCAAGGTTTGTAGGAGCACAAACGCAATCAGATGGGCATTAAACTGCACCTATGGGTGTCAGGTGGTATTTGAGCAGAACTTGTCACATAGAAAGATGTAAAGATTTATGTGCAGTGCGTTAAAATGGGAGAAACTAAGCCTCATGAAATGAAGAGCACGGTTCCCATAAAATTTTACTCTGTGCTCTTACTTTCAGATTTCAAAGATCGTCAGCTTTCGTATCAGAGTTTGTGAAGCATAAGGGAGGGGGGTGACTTATTAAAAGTTACAGAATGGTTCTGGTTATCATTAGAAGATCATTCCAATTATTATTATGGATTTATAAGGAGAACTAACCCTATGTGCTTGGACTCTTGCTCAGACAGCTGTTGGGGTTTTTCGCtgtagtattttggggttttccacACAGTCCACTTAAGACTTTTACAGATCAGTTTGGTGCACGTGATTCTGCAATAATTTCTGGTTGCTTAAAACCAGAGTTTTATTCCtcaatatttggcattttcttttcttctaggctTACTGCGTAACCGAGCCTGGCGCAGGCTCTGACGTGGCCGGTATAAAAACcaaggctgagaagaaaggagacGAATATGTCATCAATGGTCAGAAGATGTGGATCACAAACGGTGGGAAAGCAAACTGGTGTGTTGGCTTTTGACTGGCGTCCCATTCTGTTACTCTGTTCCGACCTGAGGTGCCCCCCACGCCCCCCAGTTAGACACCAGCGGTTCTCTGAAGGTCTGGCACAAAGCTGAGCCTTCGTCATGGTGCATCTCGCTGCCCTTGGACCTGTGACCAGTTCGTCAGGGCAAGGTGTGAGGCAGGGCCGTGCAGCGTCTCACATGGACACTGAGCCATGACGGGACAACTCCGCTCAAGAAGGCCTCTCaatttttgctgctgtcaaaCAAAACCAGTTCCGCTGTCTCTTCCGGGAAGGGCAGCACCAGTCAGAGTTAACTGGCCCAGTGCTCAAGAGGCTCCTGTTACAAGGGAccttgctctgtggctgtggtggcCCAGATCAGTTGCTTCTGATTCTGCTGGAAACGTCTCTcacttccagtgaagacagaaaaatgccagcattgTGGTGTGACCTTTTATTTTGCTAAGGGAAGACATTTGCCCAGTGCCAACGGATCCAGGTTTTGCTGTGGCGTCTGTGGAGGTGCTTTACAACACAGACCTCCTTCATCACGTCTCACACAAGAGCATGCTCATCCCCACCACACAGATTCTtttgaattcaagaggaaaaacttgaCACATTTATGTCTAAAGCTggattttcttgttatttatttctctgttcaagGCAGACCCCTCAAGGAGaatctaccacagaatcacagaatcacagaatggtaggggttggaagggacctctgtgggtcatctagtccaaccctcctgccgaagcagggtcaccaacagcaggttgtagaagaccttgtccaggcgggtctggaatatctccagagaaggagactccacagcctccctgggcagcctgggccagggctccggcaccctcagagggaagaagttcttcctcgtgttcagacagaacttcctgtgcctcagtttgtgcccgttgccccttgtcctgtcgcagggcaccactggaaagagcttgccaACCAACCAGCTCTCTTTGATGTTACTGAGCACCATCAGTGTGATTTAGCACTGTTTGATTTCTAACGGAAAAAAACTCCTTTATAGCTTATActtagcagaacaaaactgagatcTTCGAAATCAGCTGATAACTTGAAGGTTCTGCACGCAGTACTGTGATTCCTGATTTTTACGTACGTGCTGTGAAGTGGTTTCTGTTGTACTGTGCGTGAAGCCGATGGGAATGTTAAGacttaaaatacatggaaaaggtGAAGGACCTTTGCGTGCTGACCTGAGGTGACTGTAGTAAATCTGGACTTTGGCAGTAAGAGACGCACTGACACTTCCTCTCTCTCGCTGCCTCTCCGTTTATTTTTGGCAGGGCCAAAGGGTTGTTAACTGAGTGGCAGATCTATTATATGGTAGAAAGACACATAAAAGCATCCCATGTGTTAGCTAAAAAAGTACCTGATCGTTAATTGCGAGGAGAAACGGACTGCCCTCGTCTCTGTTTTACACCAGGTATTTTCTGCTAGCGCGTACCGATCCAGACCCAAAAGCTCCCGCAGGCAAAGCCTTTACTGGATTCATTGTGGAAGCGAATAGCCCTGGAATCCAAGTcggaagaaaggtgaggagcgtaCCTCTGCTTTGACAAGCCATGAGTTCTCATTCGCTTCTAAAGCGGTAACGCAACAATCCGCCGTTCACACTGGACACCCTGGGCTAGttctctttggggaaagaaagacaaacgAATGATTACGGCTGCAGAATCGATTTCACAAACAGAGACAGGAAACTGCTTGGACAAATTACGGGCATGGCGGTCTGTAAATGCAAAGCTAGTGTTTGTTGTGTACGTGATGATTTTTAGACAAAGCCAaagtgttttggggaaaaaaaaattacctgatgctttgagtaaactgaagaatgaaaatgtgttgcACCTTGGCAGAATCCCATTGAGTTGCACCTCTGTCAACTTCCCTGTACAGGAAATGAACATgggccagcgctgctccgacacaagaggtattgtctttgaagatgtcagagttccgaaagaaaatgtattactagGTGAAGGAGCTGGCTTTAAAATCGCAATGGGAGCTTTTGATAAGACCAGACCACCCGTAAGTATCAGAAAGAAGTTACTTAGAAATTCCCTTTATATTTTCCGAttttcatgctgtgctgtgtttaatTCAGGTAGCAGCTGGTGCTGTTGGGTTAGCAAAAAGAGCGCTCGATGAAGCTACCAAATatgccttggaaagaaaaacctttgggAAACCAATTGTTGAAGtaagttaaatatataaaaataagtatatccaaaagctacgttttcaTACCTGATGTACTACGAGTGAATTTTCAGCGTTGTTCCTTTACATTCAGGACGTGAGATTTATGGTatctctgccactgcttggcTTTTCAAGTATATAGGTCAGCGCTATCTGAGTAAATCTAGTTATGCAGTAACTCCTGGgattcttcagtaatttattgatgataatagcaaaatcacaaagaaaactccACCCAAAACCCTGAAACTGTCAGGACACACTGAAGCTCTTCAATGCTCATGAGCAGGGAttttcagggaaggaggaaatctcCCTGAGGCAGGGACACAAGACTCACAGTATTAATACTAACGGAACACATTGCCAATCACACTGCTTTCCTGGCTTAAAGAAATATCCATAAACATCCGACTAAATACAGAtctcataaaaaggaaagcacaacTTCATCAATCAATACTTAATCCCTGTGACTAAGtggattttagaattaaaaacttaaaagtcTGGGTGGCCCAAACGGTTCAGGAACGGGGCTTGAGGTGAACCGGTGTGCTACACCGAGGGATGGAAAGGGGAATCAAAACGTGAAGTGATaactggagggctggagcacctctcctccgaggacaggctgagggaactggggctgctcagcctggaggagagaaggctccggggtgaccttagagcagctgccagtgcctggaggggccgacaggaaggatggagaggggcttttcacaagggggtgcagtgacaggacaagggggaacggctctaaactaaaagagggcagatttagagtagacacaggaaagaaattcttccctctgagggtggtgaagcactggcccaggctgcccagagaagctgtggctgccccctccctggcagggctcagggccaggttggatggagctctgagcaccctgggctggtgggaggggtccctgctgatggcagggggttggacccagatgatctttaaggtcccttccaacccttactattccatgattctattccatgattccatgatttgaGAGCCTGATCCAAATTCTGGAGAACTCAAGTATGATTTCCTGAGCGCGTTGAGCTTGCAAATTAAGATATTAAGAAGACTTTATTCTGCTTGGATGTCAGAGGGTTTTAGGCAGGCAACGTTAACATGGTTTGTTTCCTCAACCACAGCACCAAGCAGTGTCTTTCATGCTTGCTGAAATGGCCATGAAAGTGGAGCTGGCCAGGATGGCTTACCAGAGGGCTGCGTGGGAAGTCGACGCTGGCCGCAGGAACACCTACTACGCTTCCATCGCAAAGGCCTTCGCCGGTGATGTTGCGAACCAAGTAGCTACGG includes these proteins:
- the LOC142365345 gene encoding medium-chain specific acyl-CoA dehydrogenase, mitochondrial-like isoform X2 is translated as MSAFGACRMLRAVAGRGWRPRSSKPAPSAHAKRPGAGFSFELTDEQKEFQATARKFAVEEVIPVAAQYDKTGEYPLPLIKRAWELGLMNSHIPESCGGLGLGTFESCLITEELAYGCTGVQTAIEGNSLGEMPVIIAGNEQQQKKYLGRMIEEPLMCAYCVTEPGAGSDVAGIKTKAEKKGDEYVINGQKMWITNGGKANWYFLLARTDPDPKAPAGKAFTGFIVEANSPGIQVGRKEMNMGQRCSDTRGIVFEDVRVPKENVLLGEGAGFKIAMGAFDKTRPPVAAGAVGLAKRALDEATKYALERKTFGKPIVEHQAVSFMLAEMAMKVELARMAYQRAAWEVDAGRRNTYYASIAKAFAGDVANQVATDAVQIFGGNGFNTEYPVEKLMRDAKIYQIYEGTAQIQRMIIAREHIGKYKA
- the LOC142365345 gene encoding medium-chain specific acyl-CoA dehydrogenase, mitochondrial-like isoform X1 produces the protein MSAFGACRQMLRAVAGRGWRPRSSKPAPSAHAKRPGAGFSFELTDEQKEFQATARKFAVEEVIPVAAQYDKTGEYPLPLIKRAWELGLMNSHIPESCGGLGLGTFESCLITEELAYGCTGVQTAIEGNSLGEMPVIIAGNEQQQKKYLGRMIEEPLMCAYCVTEPGAGSDVAGIKTKAEKKGDEYVINGQKMWITNGGKANWYFLLARTDPDPKAPAGKAFTGFIVEANSPGIQVGRKEMNMGQRCSDTRGIVFEDVRVPKENVLLGEGAGFKIAMGAFDKTRPPVAAGAVGLAKRALDEATKYALERKTFGKPIVEHQAVSFMLAEMAMKVELARMAYQRAAWEVDAGRRNTYYASIAKAFAGDVANQVATDAVQIFGGNGFNTEYPVEKLMRDAKIYQIYEGTAQIQRMIIAREHIGKYKA